The Microcoleus sp. FACHB-831 genome segment AGGTACAAAATTCAGACATATATATAGATAGGTTTTGGGGATAGAGCGATCGCAGATGTAAAATCAGAGGTTTGCTCGTTCCCAGGTAGAACCTGGGAACACTAATTTAGAGGCTACTGCCTCACAAATCGCTCATTGCCAGGTAATAAAATGGGACGCAGCCGCTACCACGTACTAGGAAATCAGCCGCACTTTCTTACCTGTACGAGCGTCAATTGGATACCGTTATTCAGTAAAGTTGAGCTAGCACAAATTATTTTAGACTCCTTAAGTTTTCTGCAACGGCAGCAACGACTGGAATTGTACGCTTATGTAATCATGGAAAATCACATTCACCTGCTGGCATCTGCTACAAACTTGTCTTCATGAGATGCGTACCTTTAAATCATTTACAGCACGATCTATTGTTGACTTACTGGAAAAAACTCAAGCGAACTATATGCTAGAGCAGTTGAAGTTTTACAAACTACGACACAAAACAGACCAGGATTATCAGGTTTGGCAAGAAGGATTCCATCCGCAGGCTATTTTGAGTGAGGAAATGTTTATACAAAAGTTAGAGTATATTCACAATAATCCGGTTAGACGCGGCTATATAGACGATCCGGCTCATTGGCGGTATTCTAGTTACCGCAATTACATGGGACAGCCTGGTTTGTTGCAGGTAAAATTGCTCGATTTGTAATCTTTTTTCTCGTTACTCGTTTACTCGTTTACTCGTTTACTCGTTTACTCGTTTACTCGTTTACTCGTTTACTCGTTTACTCGTTTACTCGTTTACTCGTTTACTCGTTTACTCGTTTACTCGTTACCAGGTTCTACCTGGTAACGCAGTCTAGAGGCTCTGCCTCGCTTCAAAGTTAGGAGGCAGAGCCTCCCGAAGGCATTCCCAGGTAGAACCTGGGAACGAGGAACGAGGAAGCCTGGGAACGGGGAAGGAGGGGTTAGAAGAGATCTACTTTGTCGAATTTCTTTTCAGCCTGAGCGCGTGCTGCTTCTCCACAAGTGCGAGGAGTAGGGAATATCTTCCCAGGATTTGCTAAACCCTTGGGATTAAAAACTTGCCGCACCCACTGCATTGCTTCCAAATCAGACTCGGTGAACATATCAGGCATATAGCACTTTTTGTCTGCACCGATGCCGTGTTCTCCAGAAAGACTCCCCCCGACTTTTACGCAAAGCTTGAGGATTTCCCCCCCTAATTCTTCTACTTTCTCCAAAGCACCATGTACTGAATTATCGTAAAGAATTAACGGGTGAAGATTGCCATCCCCGGCGTGGAAAACGTTAGCGATAGTATAACCGTACTTCTGACTAAGTGCCTCAATTTCTTGCAAGACAAATCGCATCTGAGTCCGAGGAATAACCCCATCTTGTACATAATAATCTGGACTTAAATGACCTGCGGCGGCGAATGCTGCTTTGCGACCTTTCCACAATTTTAGGCGCGTTTCGAGATCGTTGGCAGTCGTAATGTTCCGCGCACCGTTCTTGAGACAAAGTTCCGCAATATGCTTTTTATTTGCAGCAACTTCCACTTCTAAGCCGTCTATTTCCACTAGCAAAATTGCAGCGGCATCGCGGGGATAACAACCAGTTGCTACAACGTCTTCGACGGCGTTGATGCTAACGTTATCCATTATTTCCATACCGCCAGGAATTATGCCAGCGCTGATGATATCAGAAACAGCTGCACCTGCATCTTCTATGCTGGTAAAATCTGCCAATAGAACGCAAATTGATTCGGCTGTTTTAAGAATTCTTAGAGTAATTTCTGTGGCAATTCCTAGCGTACCTTCAGAACCTACAAATAAACCTGTCAAGTCGTAGCCTGGTAGTTCTGGAATTTCCCCGCCAACATCTACAATCGAACCGTCTGGAAGAACAAGTTTTAATCCTAAAACGTGATTAGTGGTGACTCCATATTTAAGACAATGAACGCCGCCGGAATTTTCAGCAACGTTACCGCCGATAGAGCATACAATTTGACTTGATGGATCGGGAGCATAATAGAATCCTGCACCGCTTACAGCTTGCGTTACCCAGTTGTTAATTACTCCGGGTTGTACGACTACTCGCTGATTTTCTAAGTCTATGCTGATGATTTTTTTCATCAAGGCGGTGACGATGAGAACGCAGTCTTCAACAGGTAATGCACCGCCTGATAGACCTGTACCTGCGCCTCGCGCTACCCAAGGTACGGAGAAGCGATCGCATATTTTTACCACCTCTGCAACTTGTTCTGTTGTTCTCGGTAGGACTACGACCGCTGGTTTTTGTCTGTAGCTGGTTAAACCATCGCATTCGTAGGTAATCAATTCTTCCCGACGTTGCACTACGCCATTCTTACCGACGGCGGCTTCAAATTCTTTGATTATTGGTTGCCAGTTGCGCGTTGAGGTTTTGTCTTGGGTAATCATTAAGTGTTTCCTAAAGGTACTAAGTATTTTATAGGCTGTTTAATTCAGAGAGTATGTTTCTCTGATAGCGCGATCGCTGTTTTTCACATCCCCTATCTTTGAGCTAATTTTATGCATGAGGGTGATCCATTTCATAGATAGCATACTCTAAAGGTTGCCTGGGAAGATTGCATCGTTCTGTACTGTAAACAAATACCGAGCCTGTCTCAATTTTATATATCCAGGCGTGGAGGTTGAGTTGACCGTTGTGGATTTTGGAATGGATTGCGGGATAGGTTCGCAAATTTTCAATTTGCGTTATAACATTCTCCTCAATCGTAACGTTTAAAAGTTCTTCACCCTCTAATCCCTTATAATTTTCCTTGATCATCCTGCGGGTAGCTTCTGCGTGTTTTAACCAATCGCAAACTAAGGGCATATCTTCAGCAAGTGTATTCAGTTGCAATAATCCTCTCATAGCGCCGCAATCGGAGTGACCGCAGAGAATAATATCCTTAAGTCCTAAAGCTTGGACAGCATATTCTATAGCTGCACCTTCACCGCCATTTGTCGAACCATAAGGGGGAATGATATTGCCAACATTCCGCATGATGAATAATTCACCAGGCTTTGTTTGAGTAATTAAACTTGGATCGATCCGCGAGTCAGAGCAGGTGATAAAAAGTGCCCTTGGACGCTGTTTAAGTGAGAGCTGCTTGAACATCTCTCGGTTTTCGCTGAAGTAGTTAGTTTGGAAATCGTGCAGACCTTTAATTAACTTCCGCATAGGTCAGAATTTTCTAGGTACAAAAACAATATCTTTTACTTTATTTTTAGACCCGATGCGAGTTCGGTATCCTGTGCATCAGTTCAAAAAAATATTCGCTTTTTGGATATTATCCCCCAGAGTTGCGATCGCTTTCCCGATTACTACTTGCTCTTTTTGCTCTTGACAAACTCCTGCACTCGCTTCCAAACCTTCTCCAACAAATCAGAACTCTCTGCATCAAACCACTCAATTTCAGAATAAGCTCGAAACCAAGTAACCTGCCGTTTGGCAAATTGCCGCGTGTGCAAAACTGTTAATTCTTTCGCTTCTTTTAATGAAATCTCCCCTGCTAAATATTGCTTCATTTCTCTATAACCAAGAGTATCCAAGAGGGGCAGATCTTTACCGTATTTCTCACAAAGAAATTTTACTTCTGCTTCCCACCCAGCCGCTAACATTTGCTCGGTGCGCTGTTCGATGCGATGGGTGAGATGAGCGCGATCGCAATCTAAGCCAATCTGCAAAATTGGATAATCTGGTGGATTCTCTCCTTGCTGTTCCGAAATAGGCCGCCCGGTAACATAAAATACCTCTAGCGCTCGTAAAGTTCGCACCGGATCGTTGGGATGAATCTTCGCTGCCGCAGACAAGTCAACTTGTTGCAACATTTGATATAATTGAGTTTGAGCGAGGGAATAAAGTTGCGATCGCAACTCCATCTGCGGTGCTACCCTCGGAATCTTCAACCCCCGCGTCACCGCCTTAATGTATAAACCAGTACCACCAACCAGTAATGGAATGTCTCCCTGTTGATGCATCTGGTTAATCAAAGCTTGCGCCTGCTGCTGATAATCTGCCACAGTCAGAGTTTCCGTAGGATCGCAGATATCAATTAAATAGTGAGGAACAAGCTGTTGTTCTGCGACTGAGGGTTTAGCCGTGCCGATATCAAACTTGCGGTACACTTGGCGCGAATCAGCACTGACGATCGCAGATCCCAATCTTTGAGCCACAGCCAAGGCTAACCCAGACTTACCCGTTGCAGTAGCACCACAGATCGCGATTAGCATTTGACTCCTGCTTAAGTGGGTACATCCCCTGTATAAATTGCTCTTAAAACTGCCCTACGGTCGCCCTTAACCCTATTGTGCTATAATTTTGGAGTATTTTGTCATTTCAGAGCCGCTTATTGGCTCTAAACTCATTATCGGAGAATCCCTTGCATGACGAGCAGTTACAGCGCCAAGCAGCCTGATTACGGTGCGGATCAGATTCAAGTTCTGGAAGGTCTTGAAGCCGTCCGGAAAAGACCGGGGATGTACATCGGTTCGACGGGGCCGCGCGGACTCCACCATCTAGTTTACGAGGTAGTGGACAACTCGATTGATGAGGCTCTGGCTGGCTACTGTACCCATGTGGAGGTAGATCTAAACGCCGATGGTTCCGTGACGGTGACAGACGACGGGCGCGGCATTCCTACAGATACTCACTCCAAGACGGGCAAATCAGCCCTAGAAACAGTAATGACAGTCCTGCACGCCGGGGGCAAATTTGGTGGCGGTGGCTACAAAGTCTCTGGTGGTTTGCACGGCGTAGGTATTTCTGTTGTTAACGCCTTGTCCGAACGGGTGGACGTTACGGTGTGCCGCGACAACCGGATTCATACCCAACGATTTGAGCGCGGCATCCCCGTCACGGAACTCACCTCGAAACCCCTTAAAGAAAACCGCAGTGGAACATCAGTTACTTTCAAGCCCGATACGCAGATATTCATAACATCGGGAATAGAGTTTGATTATACTACTCTAGCCAGCCGCCTGCGCGAACTTGCCTACTTAAATGCGGGAGTAAAAATAACCTTTACCGACCATCGGCTAGAATTGCTCAAAACCAACGAGCCGAAGGTAGAAACTTACTGCTACAAGGGGGGCATTCAAGAGTATATCGCGTATATGAACGTCGATAAGCAGCCTCTCCACGAAGAAGTTATCTATGTATCGGGGGAGCGCAACAACGTTCAGATAGAAGTATCGTTGCAGTGGTGTAGTGATGCTTACACAGACCAGGTGTTGGGGTTTGCGAACAACATTCGCACGGTTGATGGGGGGACGCACCTAGAAGGTTTGAAAGCCGTCCTGACTCGCACCATGAATGCGATCGCTCGCAAGCGTAACAAACTCAAAGAAGGAGAGCCTAACCTCGCTGGTGAGAATATCAGAGAAGGTTTAACGGCGGTAATTTCTGTTAAAGTACCAGACCCCGAATTTGAAGGCCAAACCAAAACAAAATTGGGCAATACTGAAGTGCGGGGAATTGTCGATTCCCTAGTAGGCGAAGTATTGACCGAATATTTAGAGTTTCGCCCAAATGTTGCCGATGCCATTTTAGAAAAAGCAATTCAGGCATTTAAAGCAGCAGAAGCCGCCCGTCGCGCCCGCGATTTAGTGCGTCGTAAATCTGTTTTAGAATCTTCACCTTTACCAGGTAAATTAGCAGATTGTAGTTCAAGAGATCCTTCAGAATCTGAGATTTATCTAGTAGAAGGGGATTCTGCTGGTGGCAGTGCGAAACAAGGGCGCGATCGCCGCTTCCAAGCCATCCTCCCCCTGCGCGGTAAAATCCTCAACATCGAGAAAACCGATGACGCCAAAATCTACAAAAACAACGAAGTCCAATCGTTGATTACAGCCCTCGGATTGGGCGTCAAAGGTGAGGAATTCGACTCCTCACAATTGCGCTACCACCGCATAGTAATTATGACTGATGCTGATGTAGATGGAGCGCACATTCGTACTCTGTTGCTAACTTTCTTTTATCGCTATCAACGAGCGCTAATCGAACAAGGTTACATCTACATCGCCTGCCCTCCACTATATAAAGTAGAGCGCGGCAAAAATCACGATTATTGCTACAGCGATCGCGAACTGCAAGAATTAATCCGCCAGTTCCCAAGCAACGCAAAATACACCATCCAACGCTTTAAAGGCTTGGGTGAAATGATGCCTACGCAACTGTGGAATACCACGATGAACCCGGAAACTCGCACCCTCAAACAAGTGGAGATTGAAGATGCTGCCGAAGCAGATCGGATCTTTACCGTCTTGATGGGCGATCGCGTTGCACCCCGTCGCGAATTTATCGAAACCTACGGTTCCAAACTAAATCTCGCCGAGCTAGATATTTAGCCCAGCGGGCACTACCCGCCCTACAACTTGTCACTTTCTAGAGGCGCACCTAAGTGCGCCTTTTACTTATGTAAAAAATCTTAATGAAAATTCTCAGCAAATCGATCTAATGTTACGTTTTAGACGGTTTTCGATCCGGATTGAAACCAAGCTCCTCAATCAACTTTAGGGACAGTAATTTAGCATGAGCAGTAATTTAGCGACCAAACTGCGCGAAGGAACAAAAAAATCCCATTCGATGGCAGAAAACGTCGGTTTTGTCAAGTGCTTTTTAAAAGGCGTCGTTGAAAAGACCTCTTACCGGACCCTGGTAGCCAACCTTTACTTCGTCTATTCAGCGATGGAAGAAGAGATGGAAAAGCATCGCCAGCACCCCATCCTCTCGAAAATTTACTTTCCCCAGTTGAACCGGAAAAAGAGCCTAGAGCAAGACCTCACCTTTTACTACGGAACCAACTGGCGCGAACAAATCGCCCCCTCTCCAGCGGGTGAAGCTTACGTCCAGCGCATCCGGGAAATTTCTGCCTCAGAGCCAGAAATGTTAGTCGCCCACTCCTACACCCGTTACCTCGGAGACTTATCGGGCGGCCAAATTCTCAAAGGAATTGCTCAACGGGCAATGAACCTCTCCGACGGACAAGGCATCGCCTTCTACGAATTCCCAGATATTGCCGACGAGAAAGCTTTCAAGGCAACCTATCGCCAAGCCATGAACGATCTGCCCCTTGGTGATGACGTAGCGGATAAAATTGTTGACGAAGCCAACGCTGCTTTCGGCATGAACATGAAAATGTTCAACGAACTCAATGGCAACTTGATCAAAGCTATTGGTCAGATGCTGTTCAATACCCTGACACGCAAGCGCACAAAGGGCAGCACCGAACTGGCAACCGCTGAATAATTTATCAATTGTCCTATCTCAGATCGCATTAAATTGCTTGTAGCAATCCTGGAAACTGGGTGATGGTGCAACAGTCATCATCTAGTTTCCAGGATTGCCAGCTTTTAAGGGGTATGCTGCCTGTGGTAATATCGCTTCCGCTTCTAAGCGATGAATTCAAAACTATTTATAAAATGGCTGCAAAACTCCCCGTTACAGTAATTACCGGATTCTTAGGCAGTGGCAAGACGACTCTAATTCGCCATCTGCTACAAAACAACCAAGGGCGACGCATCGCCGTGTTGGTGAACGAGTTTGGCGAATTGGGCATTGATGGCGAACTGCTGCGTTCTTGTGGATATTGCCCAGAAGATACGGATAGCAACAGCAATATTGTTGAGTTAACCAACGGCTGTCTGTGCTGTACCGTCCAGGAAGAATTTTTGCCTACAATGCTGGAGTTGTTGAAGCGACGCGACAAGCTAGACTGCATTTTGATCGAGACATCGGGATTGGCGTTGCCTAAGCCGCTAGTTAAAGCTTTCCGGTGGCCGGAAATTCGCAATGCTGCTACAGTAGATGCTGTAATTGCAGTCGTCGATTGCGAAGCAGTAGCCGCTGGGACATTTGCCGCCAATCCAGAGGCGGTGGATGCACAGCGACAGGCAGACCCCAATTTGGAACACGAGACGCCCCTACAAGAACTGTTTGAAGATCAGTTGGCGTGTGCAGATTTGGTGATATTGAACAAGACAGATTTAGTCGATGACCAGAAGCTGAGTGCTGTTGTCGATTTGGTTAAACAAGAGTTGCAGAGTTCGGTGAAGATTGTAGAGAGCGATCGCTCCAGCGTAGACCCTTCTGTTATCCTCGGCTTACAAGCAGCAGTAGAAGACAACTTAGACGCACGTCCCAGCCATCACGACACCGAAGAAGACCACGACCACGACGAAGAAATTACCTCAACCCACGTAATTTTCAACCGTGCCTTCGATCCCCAAGCGTTGCAAAAACAGTTAGAAGCTATCGTGCAGCAGCAAGAGATTTATCGCATTAAAGGCTTCGTCGCAGTCCCCAACAAACCGATGCGTTTGGTATTGCAAGGTGTAGGAACGCGCTTCGACCAATTTTATGACCGACCCTGGCAACCCGAAGAACAGCGGCAAACCCAGTTAGTGTTCATCGGTCAGAAACTCAATCCTGGGCAAATTGAATCGCAGTTAGCAGCGCTTAACTAATTTTCCCTTCTCAACAAGAAAGAGGCAGCAGCCCACCAAACCTCGTTTCCAGGTTCTGTGGGTTGCTGCCTCTTATTGATACTGGTGCAAGATTTCAGGGCTACAGGGCGATTGAGGTAGCGTGTCCAATTGCTATTACTGAAGCGATCGCGTTTTCTTAGGGGAAATACTTCTACCCTTGAAGGAAAACAAGCTTACCAGTGCTACTCCGCTGCGGTTGCGAAACTTAGACAATAATCAAACCAAGAGCCTGCGGTGTACGGTTTGTGGGGAGGAATGATACTAGCGCCGCAGCATTACAGGGTGGGCTATCGGTTATCGAGTACTAAACAGATCGTCCAAACTTATAGTGCTTTCTGACATCGCTGCTAATCTTCCAAGTGCAGGACATCCCAGCCGGAAACCTTACTAAGTCGCCTTTGCCCATTTTGACGGACTTTCCACCTTTAGGCGTTACTACTACATCGCCCTCTAAAAAGTAGCAAGTTTCTTGCTCGTCATAAGTCCAGGGAAATTCCGATACTTCCTTCGTCCAAATCGACCAAGTGTATACGCCCAAATGGTTAAGCTGTTCTTGGCTAGGCTGATGCTCGATTTTTATTTCCATGCTGTGCTTCCTCTACTTTTTTAGCAGTAGGATGTGATATCCATTCCACACTCATCGACCAAATAACACAAAGCGCGAAAACGCAAGCCAACCAATTCCTCGTAAAGCGGATTCAGTTTGCACAACGGTGGAATGTGCCCTACCTTGCGACCAAACAGGATAATATCGCGCTCAAACGGACATTGAGCAGGAATAGCCTTGGCGAGAAACTCAGCCATTTCGGCGTTGCGAATCTCAATTCCATCAACCCATTGGCGTACTGGACGCAGCAGATCAAATTTGAGTTTGGGAAGCTTAAAGCTCTTGCTGGCTCGTGGAGTAGCTTCAGAATTTGGGGCTATACGAGTCACAATGATCGATTGATTGTCTGTGCAGATCGTGGCCATAATTTCTCCTTGTGATTCCACTAATTGCGATCTTGCTTCAACTACTTCTATTTACCAAGATACAAACTAAAATCATTTGTTCCGTAAAAATGAGACTAATATTTCTTATCTCACAGTAAAGTTTTCATAAATTCCCCCTTGTTCTCTCTCACACGAAAAATTACACTTACTAAGCCATGCAAGCTTAGTAAATATGAGAGTTTTTCACTCACTTTTTAAGGTTAAAAATCCCTATCAAACCTAACCCAGGCCGAGATAGATTAGATAATTTAATTTAAGCGATCGCCCGACAGTTATCGAATTTCCTGTGCCCTGTCAACTAGCCCTACTCGGCTATCAATACTTATTTAAATATATATTAAGCAGAGCCATCAGTGCCGAATGGAGTAAATTTTTTAGGGCGCGGGGCTGATTGTCGTCTTCCCTAAGAAGAACATATGTAGCATAAGTAACCATTTAACTAAAAACTCAGCCGTAGGCGCACAGACGACTGAGGATTTTTAGCCGAATTATTTGCAACGATAACGAGGGTTGGAACGCAAGCGTTGCGGACTATTCTCACAACCTTCCAACACATTTTAAAAGTAGTACGCCCAGCATTAACTAACCATTGCTGGTTCTGGAAGCGCCCCTTGCATTTTACCCAGCCAAGTAATTAAATTGTCCATCTGTTGGTCTGCGGGCACTGCGCCCAAACCCCGAACCGTAACTTTGCCAGAAGAGTAGACAAAGCGAGAGTGCAGGTGTTCTGGCAAATTACCCTTAAGCAAATTCCAGGCGGGTTCCTCCATAGGCGTTTCTAGGATAACGTGCTGCTTGCCCTCTGGCTTAATGCGCGAAAAACCCAGTTTCTTAGCCAGTTGTTTCAGTTCAACAACGCGCAGGAGTTGCTGGGCGGGTTTGGGGATATCACCATAGCGATCGCGCAACGAAGCCGCAATATTAGCTAATTCTTGCTTAGAACTCGCCGCCGCAATAGAGCGATAAGCGCTCATCTTTTGATCCAAGTCCGCAATGTACTCGGCTGGGATAAACGCCGTCAAATTCAAATCGATCTGCGTATCGTCAACTGTAGGAATTTCCTGTCCGCGAATTTCCCTAATCGATTCCTCCAGCATTTCCATATACAGATCGAAGCCAATTGCATCCATCTGTCCGGACTGTTCAGCCCCTAAAAGATTGCCCACGCCGCGAATTTCCATATCGCGCATCGCCAATTGGTAGCCAGAACCTAGCTGCGTGAATTCCTGAATCGCTCTTAAACGCTGACGCGCAGCATCTTGCAGCCTTGAATTTTTAGGATAAAACAGCCATGCGTGGGCTTGAATTCCAGCCCGTCCAACCCTTCCGCGCAATTGGTACAACTGAGAAAGACCAAATTTTTGGGCATCTTCAATCAGAATAGTATTAACGCGGGGGATATCCAAACCCGATTCAATAATTGTTGTACAAACAAGGATATCCGCCTCGCCATTACTAAAAGTTAGCATCGTCGATTCTAACTCTGATTCATCCATTTGACCGTGAGCGATCGCGAGTCTAGCACTCGGTATCATCTCCCGTAATTTAGTCGCCGTTTCCTCAATTCCGTCAACTCGCGGCACGACATAAAACACCTGTCCGCCTCTATCTAATTCTTGTCTAATTGCAGTGCGGACAGCTTCGGGATCGTAAGGCGCTAAATGAGTTTTAATCGGACGACGCGACGGCGGGGGTGTCGTAATCAAACTCATTTCTCTGATCCCCGATAGCGCCATATAAAGCGTGCGGGGAATAGGCGTAGCCGAGAGAGTCAGCACATCCACTTGCGCCCGCAAAGATTTTATTTTTTCCTTTTGATTTACGCCAAATCGCTGTTCTTCATCCACCACCAGCAATCCCAAATCGCGGAAATTTATTCCCTTTCCTAATAACTGGTGAGTGCCAACAACCACATCTAATTCGCCCGTTGTCAGACGTTTTTGAATGTTACGGCGTTCCTCAGCGGAACGGAAGCGATTGAGCAAACCTACCTCAATTGGATATGGTGAAAAACGCTCTTTTAAAGTGTGATAATGTTGTTGAGTTAGGATAGTGGTAGGAGCAAGAAAAGCAACTTGTTTCCCAGCAGTAACCGCTTTAAAGATAGCGCGAATAGCAACTTCAGTTTTCCCGAAGCCGACATCGCCGCAGACCAAACGATCCATAGGGCGATCGCTCTCCATATCCCGCTTTACATCTTGAGTCCCCTTCAACTGATCCGGCGTCGGCTGATACGGAAAAGAGTCTTCGAGTTCCTGTTGCCAAGGCGAATCTGCTGGATAGGTGAAACCTTGCTGCTGCGATCGCTGCGCGTATAACTTCAGCAAGTCTACCGCCAATTTCTTAATCGCTTTGCGGACTTTATTCTTAGTTCCTTCCCAAGCCTTGCCAGACATCTTATTAAGTTCTGGCGG includes the following:
- a CDS encoding transposase; this translates as MGRSRYHVLGNQPHFLTCTSVNWIPLFSKVELAQIILDSLSFLQRQQRLELYAYVIMENHIHLLASATNLSS
- the glcD gene encoding glycolate oxidase subunit GlcD; translated protein: MITQDKTSTRNWQPIIKEFEAAVGKNGVVQRREELITYECDGLTSYRQKPAVVVLPRTTEQVAEVVKICDRFSVPWVARGAGTGLSGGALPVEDCVLIVTALMKKIISIDLENQRVVVQPGVINNWVTQAVSGAGFYYAPDPSSQIVCSIGGNVAENSGGVHCLKYGVTTNHVLGLKLVLPDGSIVDVGGEIPELPGYDLTGLFVGSEGTLGIATEITLRILKTAESICVLLADFTSIEDAGAAVSDIISAGIIPGGMEIMDNVSINAVEDVVATGCYPRDAAAILLVEIDGLEVEVAANKKHIAELCLKNGARNITTANDLETRLKLWKGRKAAFAAAGHLSPDYYVQDGVIPRTQMRFVLQEIEALSQKYGYTIANVFHAGDGNLHPLILYDNSVHGALEKVEELGGEILKLCVKVGGSLSGEHGIGADKKCYMPDMFTESDLEAMQWVRQVFNPKGLANPGKIFPTPRTCGEAARAQAEKKFDKVDLF
- a CDS encoding carbonic anhydrase, translating into MRKLIKGLHDFQTNYFSENREMFKQLSLKQRPRALFITCSDSRIDPSLITQTKPGELFIMRNVGNIIPPYGSTNGGEGAAIEYAVQALGLKDIILCGHSDCGAMRGLLQLNTLAEDMPLVCDWLKHAEATRRMIKENYKGLEGEELLNVTIEENVITQIENLRTYPAIHSKIHNGQLNLHAWIYKIETGSVFVYSTERCNLPRQPLEYAIYEMDHPHA
- the miaA gene encoding tRNA (adenosine(37)-N6)-dimethylallyltransferase MiaA, which gives rise to MLIAICGATATGKSGLALAVAQRLGSAIVSADSRQVYRKFDIGTAKPSVAEQQLVPHYLIDICDPTETLTVADYQQQAQALINQMHQQGDIPLLVGGTGLYIKAVTRGLKIPRVAPQMELRSQLYSLAQTQLYQMLQQVDLSAAAKIHPNDPVRTLRALEVFYVTGRPISEQQGENPPDYPILQIGLDCDRAHLTHRIEQRTEQMLAAGWEAEVKFLCEKYGKDLPLLDTLGYREMKQYLAGEISLKEAKELTVLHTRQFAKRQVTWFRAYSEIEWFDAESSDLLEKVWKRVQEFVKSKKSK
- the gyrB gene encoding DNA topoisomerase (ATP-hydrolyzing) subunit B, with translation MTSSYSAKQPDYGADQIQVLEGLEAVRKRPGMYIGSTGPRGLHHLVYEVVDNSIDEALAGYCTHVEVDLNADGSVTVTDDGRGIPTDTHSKTGKSALETVMTVLHAGGKFGGGGYKVSGGLHGVGISVVNALSERVDVTVCRDNRIHTQRFERGIPVTELTSKPLKENRSGTSVTFKPDTQIFITSGIEFDYTTLASRLRELAYLNAGVKITFTDHRLELLKTNEPKVETYCYKGGIQEYIAYMNVDKQPLHEEVIYVSGERNNVQIEVSLQWCSDAYTDQVLGFANNIRTVDGGTHLEGLKAVLTRTMNAIARKRNKLKEGEPNLAGENIREGLTAVISVKVPDPEFEGQTKTKLGNTEVRGIVDSLVGEVLTEYLEFRPNVADAILEKAIQAFKAAEAARRARDLVRRKSVLESSPLPGKLADCSSRDPSESEIYLVEGDSAGGSAKQGRDRRFQAILPLRGKILNIEKTDDAKIYKNNEVQSLITALGLGVKGEEFDSSQLRYHRIVIMTDADVDGAHIRTLLLTFFYRYQRALIEQGYIYIACPPLYKVERGKNHDYCYSDRELQELIRQFPSNAKYTIQRFKGLGEMMPTQLWNTTMNPETRTLKQVEIEDAAEADRIFTVLMGDRVAPRREFIETYGSKLNLAELDI
- a CDS encoding heme oxygenase (biliverdin-producing); translated protein: MSSNLATKLREGTKKSHSMAENVGFVKCFLKGVVEKTSYRTLVANLYFVYSAMEEEMEKHRQHPILSKIYFPQLNRKKSLEQDLTFYYGTNWREQIAPSPAGEAYVQRIREISASEPEMLVAHSYTRYLGDLSGGQILKGIAQRAMNLSDGQGIAFYEFPDIADEKAFKATYRQAMNDLPLGDDVADKIVDEANAAFGMNMKMFNELNGNLIKAIGQMLFNTLTRKRTKGSTELATAE
- the cobW gene encoding cobalamin biosynthesis protein CobW, yielding MAAKLPVTVITGFLGSGKTTLIRHLLQNNQGRRIAVLVNEFGELGIDGELLRSCGYCPEDTDSNSNIVELTNGCLCCTVQEEFLPTMLELLKRRDKLDCILIETSGLALPKPLVKAFRWPEIRNAATVDAVIAVVDCEAVAAGTFAANPEAVDAQRQADPNLEHETPLQELFEDQLACADLVILNKTDLVDDQKLSAVVDLVKQELQSSVKIVESDRSSVDPSVILGLQAAVEDNLDARPSHHDTEEDHDHDEEITSTHVIFNRAFDPQALQKQLEAIVQQQEIYRIKGFVAVPNKPMRLVLQGVGTRFDQFYDRPWQPEEQRQTQLVFIGQKLNPGQIESQLAALN
- a CDS encoding cupin domain-containing protein — protein: MEIKIEHQPSQEQLNHLGVYTWSIWTKEVSEFPWTYDEQETCYFLEGDVVVTPKGGKSVKMGKGDLVRFPAGMSCTWKISSDVRKHYKFGRSV
- a CDS encoding Mo-dependent nitrogenase C-terminal domain-containing protein — encoded protein: MTRIAPNSEATPRASKSFKLPKLKFDLLRPVRQWVDGIEIRNAEMAEFLAKAIPAQCPFERDIILFGRKVGHIPPLCKLNPLYEELVGLRFRALCYLVDECGMDITSYC